CGCCCGCCTTGGGTCTAGACCCCGCTCGACCGTTTTTCCGGGAGACCCGCCGCATGACCGCCACGCGCAACGAGACCGACACCTTTGGCCCGATCGCCGTCGAGAACGACAAGTACTGGGGCGCTCAGGCCCAGCGCTCGCTCGGCAACTTCAAGATCGGCTGGGAGAAGCAGCCGCTTCCGATCGTTCGCGCCCTGGGCGTCGTCAAGCGCGCCGCCGCCGAGGCCAACCTGGCCCTGGGCAAGCTGGACCCGAAGATCGCCGAGACCATCGTCGCCGCGGCCAACGAAGTCATCGACGGCAAGCTGAACGCGCACTTCCCGCTGGTGGTCTGGCAGACCGGCTCGGGCACCCAGTCGAACATGAACGCCAACGAGGTGATCTCCAACCGCGCCATCGAGATGCTGGGCGGCGAGATGGGCAGCAAGAAGCCCGTCCACCCCAACGACCACGTCAATATGAGCCAATCGTCGAACGACACCTATCCGACGGCGATGCACGTGGCGTGCGCCGAGCAGATCGTCCATGACCTGCTGCCGGCCCTCAAGCACCTGCACACCGCGCTGAAGGCCAAGTCAGACGCCTGGGCCAAGATCATCAAGATCGGCCGCACCCACACCCAGGACGCCACGCCCCTGACGCTCGGCCAAGAGTTCGGCGGCTACGCCCAGCAGGTCGAGAACGGCATCGCCCGCATCGAAAGCACCCTGCCCAAGCTGATGGAACTGGCCCAGGGCGGCACCGCCGTTGGCACCGGCCTGAACGCCCCGATCGGCTTCGCCGAAAAGGTGGCCGAGCAGATCGCCGGCATCACCGGCCTGCCCTTCACCACCGCCCCGAACAAGTTCGAGGCCCTGGCCGCCCACGACGCCATGGTCTTCAGCCACGGCGCGATCAACACCGTCGCCGCGAGCCTGTTCAAGATCGCCAACGACATCCGCTTCCTGGGCAGCGGCCCGCGCGCGGGCCTGGGCGAACTGAGCCTGCCGGAAAACGAGCCGGGCTCGTCGATCATGCCGGGCAAGGTCAA
The window above is part of the Caulobacter soli genome. Proteins encoded here:
- the fumC gene encoding class II fumarate hydratase, yielding MTATRNETDTFGPIAVENDKYWGAQAQRSLGNFKIGWEKQPLPIVRALGVVKRAAAEANLALGKLDPKIAETIVAAANEVIDGKLNAHFPLVVWQTGSGTQSNMNANEVISNRAIEMLGGEMGSKKPVHPNDHVNMSQSSNDTYPTAMHVACAEQIVHDLLPALKHLHTALKAKSDAWAKIIKIGRTHTQDATPLTLGQEFGGYAQQVENGIARIESTLPKLMELAQGGTAVGTGLNAPIGFAEKVAEQIAGITGLPFTTAPNKFEALAAHDAMVFSHGAINTVAASLFKIANDIRFLGSGPRAGLGELSLPENEPGSSIMPGKVNPTQCEALTQVCVQVFGNHAAVTFAGSQGHFELNVFNPVMAYNFLQSVRLVADAAISFTDNCVVGIEPRVDNIKKGVENSLMLVTALNGKLGYDACAKIAKTAHKNGTTLREEAVGGGYLTNEEFDQYVRPENMISPG